A region from the Pempheris klunzingeri isolate RE-2024b chromosome 17, fPemKlu1.hap1, whole genome shotgun sequence genome encodes:
- the phospho1 gene encoding probable phosphatase phospho1 isoform X1 — protein MGDSVFTCCYVPPHPPGEGEPPRSRRSEIMASQSAHIPPDKRFLIFFDFDETIVDETSDDMVVQAAPGQHLPGWLKDTYRPGRYNEYMQRVLAYLAEQGVTESDMRAVMEKIPATPGMLTLFQFLRTRPQQDFEVVLVSDANTFFVESWLRRAGARQLFHRVFTNPATFNKDGRLVLRPFHSHDCPRCPDNMCKQVVLRDYVARRTQERGRPHQRVFYVGDGANDFCPALFLGPRDVAFPRRDFPMHRLITETHEAMPGEFKAVTVPWVSAEDVVQRLRRLVAE, from the coding sequence ATGGGGGATTCAGTCTTCACCTGCTGTTATGTCCCACCCCATCCTCCAGGAGAGGGGGAGCCCCCCAGGTCCAGACGCTCAGAGATCATGGCCTCCCAGTCGGCCCACATCCCCCCCGACAAGCgcttcctcatcttcttcgACTTCGATGAGACCATCGTGGACGAGACCAGCGACGACATGGTGGTGCAGGCGGCCCCCGGGCAGCACCTCCCGGGCTGGCTGAAGGACACCTACCGGCCGGGCCGCTACAACGAGTACATGCAGCGCGTGCTGGCCTACCTGGCGGAGCAGGGCGTCACGGAGAGCGACATGCGCGCCGTCATGGAGAAGATCCCGGCCACCCCCGGCATGCTCACCCTCTTCCAGTTCCTGCGCACCCGCCCCCAGCAGGACTTCGAGGTGGTGCTGGTGTCCGACGCCAACACCTTCTTCGTCGAGTCGTGGCTGCGGCGCGCGGGGGCCCGTCAGCTGTTCCACCGGGTCTTCACCAACCCGGCCACCTTCAACAAGGACGGCCGGCTGGTGCTGCGGCCCTTCCACTCCCACGACTGCCCGCGCTGCCCAGACAACATGTGCAAGCAGGTGGTGCTCAGGGACTACGTGGCGCGCAGGACGCAGGAGCGGGGCCGCCCCCACCAGAGGGTCTTCTACGTGGGGGACGGAGCCAACGACTTCTGCCCGGCGCTCTTCCTCGGCCCGCGGGACGTGGCTTTCCCGCGGAGGGACTTCCCCATGCACCGGCTGATCACCGAGACCCACGAGGCCATGCCCGGGGAGTTCAAGGCGGTCACGGTGCCGTGGGTCAGCGCGGAGGACGTGGTGCAGCGGCTGCGCAGGCTGGTGGCGGAGTag
- the phospho1 gene encoding probable phosphatase phospho1 isoform X2 — protein MASQSAHIPPDKRFLIFFDFDETIVDETSDDMVVQAAPGQHLPGWLKDTYRPGRYNEYMQRVLAYLAEQGVTESDMRAVMEKIPATPGMLTLFQFLRTRPQQDFEVVLVSDANTFFVESWLRRAGARQLFHRVFTNPATFNKDGRLVLRPFHSHDCPRCPDNMCKQVVLRDYVARRTQERGRPHQRVFYVGDGANDFCPALFLGPRDVAFPRRDFPMHRLITETHEAMPGEFKAVTVPWVSAEDVVQRLRRLVAE, from the coding sequence ATGGCCTCCCAGTCGGCCCACATCCCCCCCGACAAGCgcttcctcatcttcttcgACTTCGATGAGACCATCGTGGACGAGACCAGCGACGACATGGTGGTGCAGGCGGCCCCCGGGCAGCACCTCCCGGGCTGGCTGAAGGACACCTACCGGCCGGGCCGCTACAACGAGTACATGCAGCGCGTGCTGGCCTACCTGGCGGAGCAGGGCGTCACGGAGAGCGACATGCGCGCCGTCATGGAGAAGATCCCGGCCACCCCCGGCATGCTCACCCTCTTCCAGTTCCTGCGCACCCGCCCCCAGCAGGACTTCGAGGTGGTGCTGGTGTCCGACGCCAACACCTTCTTCGTCGAGTCGTGGCTGCGGCGCGCGGGGGCCCGTCAGCTGTTCCACCGGGTCTTCACCAACCCGGCCACCTTCAACAAGGACGGCCGGCTGGTGCTGCGGCCCTTCCACTCCCACGACTGCCCGCGCTGCCCAGACAACATGTGCAAGCAGGTGGTGCTCAGGGACTACGTGGCGCGCAGGACGCAGGAGCGGGGCCGCCCCCACCAGAGGGTCTTCTACGTGGGGGACGGAGCCAACGACTTCTGCCCGGCGCTCTTCCTCGGCCCGCGGGACGTGGCTTTCCCGCGGAGGGACTTCCCCATGCACCGGCTGATCACCGAGACCCACGAGGCCATGCCCGGGGAGTTCAAGGCGGTCACGGTGCCGTGGGTCAGCGCGGAGGACGTGGTGCAGCGGCTGCGCAGGCTGGTGGCGGAGTag
- the znf652 gene encoding zinc finger protein 652, which yields MKSCKSLKEEVSVPSLGGMSQEEGRRAPVSQSYFHSPNPDLDLTGKLYKREVGGKPYSVLVDNKMAAKASMGDQNIGQLPTQHVTPQQHQQYFREGGAGQEAGTQGSQPGNNGTSDDTEDDEDDEEEEDEDGEEEAFKREQIIVEVNLNNQTLHVSKGDNKTGAAADDSERACSDDDDEDDEEEEEDEEEEEEDSPDDEEEEDEEEDEIESRRTRSKRARRGSSSAAAPSQPRRKSLRTALSAAAAGMTTRGRRRRMEPPKSKRRSARSAPSSAGATATGGKADVEEKEMLACEKCPRVFNTRWYLEKHMNVTHRRMQICDKCGKKFVLESELALHQQTDCEKNIQCVSCNKSFKKLWSLHEHIKIVHGYAEKKFSCEICEKKFYTMAHVRKHMVAHTKDMPFTCETCGKSFKRSMSLKVHSLQHSGEKPFRCENCDERFQYKYQLRSHMSIHIGHKQFMCQWCGKDFNMKQYFDEHMKTHTGEKPFICEICGKSFTSRPNMKRHRRTHTGEKPYPCEVCGQRFRFSNMLKAHKEKCFRVTSPVVLQTSGPPVPVRIFANTFSSSPSPSGPGPSAASPATTSAPLGLGPTGGPVPPRGPVGHAFSHVQLHSTPSHHHPHTPTPQQHLSNAPQHAPPHSHHHLSVPPVSHLPPPPALFKSEPLNHCGHEDSSYLHHMAPPDKGPGAPQHH from the exons atgAAATCCTGCAAGAGCCTCAAGGAAGAGGTTTCCGTCCCCAGCCTTGGCGGGATGTCACAGGAGGAAGGACGCAGGGCGCCAGTGTCGCAGTCTTATTTCCACTCCCCTAACCCAGATCTGGACCTGACAGGAAAGCTTTATAAAAGGGAGGTCGGTGGTAAGCCTTATTCTGTGTTGGTGGACAATAAAATGGCAGCCAAAGCGTCGATGGGAGATCAGAACATTGGTCAGCTGCCCACTCAACATGTGACtccacagcagcatcagcagtatTTCAGAGAGGGAGGAGCGGGGCAGGAGGCGGGGACGCAGGGCTCCCAGCCCGGCAACAACGGCACCTCTGACGACACTGAAGACGACGAGGacgatgaggaagaagaggatgaggacggggaggaggaggccttCAAGCGTGAGCAGATCATTGTGGAGGTCAACCTGAACAACCAGACGCTTCACGTGTCCAAGGGGGACAACAAGACCGGAGCTGCAGCGGACGACTCTGAAAGAGCCTGCAGCGACGATGACGAcgaggatgatgaggaagaggaggaggacgaggaggaggaagaggaggacagccccgacgatgaagaggaggaagatgaggaggaagatgagattGAGAGTCGAAGAACGAGGTCCAAGAGGGCCCGCCGGGGCTCCAGCAGCGCCGCGGCTCCCAGCCAGCCGCGGAGGAAAAGCCTCCGGACGGCTCTGAGCGCCGCCGCCGCCGGGATGACCACCAGGGGCCGGAGGAGGCGCATGGAGCCGCCAAAGAGCAAGCGCAGGTCGGCCAGGTCGGCCCCGTCGTCTGCTGGTGCCACGGCGACGGGAGGGAAGGCCGacgtggaggagaaggagatgcTGGCGTGTGAGAAGTGCCCCCGAGTGTTTAACACGCGCTGGTACCTGGAGAAGCACATGAACGTCACACACAGGAGGATGCAGATTTGTGACAAGTGCGGCAAAAAGTTTGTCCTGGAGAGTGAGCTGGCCTTACACCAGCAGACTGACTGCGAGAAGAACATCCAG TGCGTCTCCTGCAACAAGTCCTTCAAGAAGCTGTGGTCGCTGCACGAGCACATTAAGATCGTGCACGGCTACGCAGAGAAGAAGTTCTCCTGTGAGATCTGTGAGAAGAAGTTCTACACTATGGCTCACGTCCGCAAGCACATGGTTG CTCACACTAAGGACATGCCGTTTACCTGTGAGACGTGTGGGAAGTCCTTTAAACGCAGCATGTCCTTAAAAGTTCACTCTCTGCAGCACTCTGGGGAGAAGCCCTTCCGCTGTGAG AACTGTGACGAGCGGTTCCAGTACAAGTACCAGCTGCGCTCCCACATGAGCATCCACATCGGACACAAGCAGTTCATGTGCCAGTGGTGTGGCAAGGACTTCAACATGAAACAGTATTTCGATgagcacatgaaaacacacacag GAGAGAAGCCTTTCATTTGTGAGATTTGTGGGAAGAGCTTCACCAGCCGGCCCAACATGAAGCGTCACCGGCGCACCCACACCGGGGAGAAGCCGTACCCCTGCGAGGTGTGCGGCCAACGCTTCCGCTTCTCCAACATGCTCAAAGCACACAAGGAGAAGTGTTTCCGGGTCACCAGCCCCGTGGTCCTGCAGACCAGCGGGCCGCCTGTTCCTGTCCGCATCTTTGCCAACAcgttctcctcctctccctccccctctggTCCCGGCCCCTCGGCGGCCTCCCCGGCCACCACCTCGGCCCCCCTGGGCCTCGGCCCGACGGGAGGACCCGTGCCTCCGCGAGGCCCCGTGGGACACGCGTTCTCCCACGTACAGCTCCACTCGACCCCCTCCCACCATCACCCCCACACCCCGACACCCCAGCAGCACCTCTCAAACGCACCCCAACACGCCCCGCCTCACTCCCACCACCACCTGTCCGTGCCCCCAGTCTCCCACCTGCCCCCGCCCCCGGCCCTTTTTAAGAGCGAGCCCTTAAACCACTGTGGGCACGAAGACAGCAGCTACCTGCACCACATGGCCCCCCCTGACAAAGGCCCCGGGGCCCCCCAGCACCACTGA
- the phb gene encoding prohibitin 1, which yields MAKLFESIGKLGLALAVGGGVVNSALFNVDAGHRAVIFDRFRGVQDAVVGEGTHFLIPWVQKPIIFDCRSRPRNVPVITGSKDLQNVNITLRILFRPQSAQLPRIFTSIGEDYDERVLPSITTEVLKAVVARFDAGELITQRELVSRQVSEDLTERASTFGLILDDVSLTHLTFGKEFTEAVEMKQVAQQEAERARFVVEKAEQQKQAAIISAEGDSQAALLIANSLMEAGDGLVELRKLEAAEDIAFQLSRSRNVTYLPSGQGTLLQLPQ from the exons ATGGCCAAGCTGTTTGAGTCTATTGGGAAGCTGGGGCTGGCCCTTGCCGTTGGTGGGGGTGTTGTGAACTCTGCGCTATTCAATG TCGATGCAGGGCACCGCGCCGTGATCTTTGACAGATTCAGAGGAGTCCAAGATGCTGTTGTTGGCGAAGGAACCCACTTCCTCATTCCCTGGGTTCAGAAACCAATCATCTTTGATTGCCGCTCCCGTCCACGCAACGTGCCCGTCATCACAGGCAGCAAAG ATCTGCAGAATGTAAACATCACGTTGCGTATCCTCTTCCGGCCGCAGAGCGCCCAGCTGCCGCGCATCTTCACCAGCATTGGTGAGGACTATGATGAGAGGGTGCTGCCATCCATCACCACCGAGGTGTTGAAGGCTGTAGTG gcTCGCTTTGATGCCGGTGAGCTCATCACCCAGAGAGAGCTCGTGTCCCGGCAGGTCAGCGAGGACCTCACAGAAAGAGCCTCCACCTTCGGCCTCATCTTGGACGACGTCTCACTG ACACATTTGACCTTTGGCAAGGAATTCACAGAGGCCGTTGAGATGAAGCAGGTGGCTCAGCAGGAGGCGGAGAGGGCCCGCTTCGTCGTAGAAAAG GCGGAGCAACAGAAGCAGGCGGCCATCATCTCAGCAGAGGGAGATTCCCAGGCTGCCTTGCTCATCGCCAACTCCCTGATGGAGGCTGGTGACGGTCTGGTAGAGCTGCGTAAGCTGGAGGCAGCCGAGGACATCGCTTTCCAGCTCTCCCGTTCCCGCAACGTCACTTACCTGCCGTCAGGACAGGGCACGTTGCTCCAGCTGCCCCAGTGA